From one Lolium rigidum isolate FL_2022 chromosome 4, APGP_CSIRO_Lrig_0.1, whole genome shotgun sequence genomic stretch:
- the LOC124650416 gene encoding benzyl alcohol O-benzoyltransferase-like translates to MAGSAASLKFTVRRKAPELVAPAGPTPHELKRLSDIDDQDGLRFHIPVIQFYRRNAFMSGKDPAAVVRDAVARALVHYYPFAGRLRELEGRKLAVDCIGEGVLFIEADADVRLEHFGDALQPPFPGLEELVFDVPGSSEVLGTPLLLFQVTRLSCGGFILAVRLMHTMSDAQGLVQFLAAVAELARGATVPSVLPVWRRELLEARNPPRPVFAHREYDEVPDTNGTIIPLDDMAHRSFFFGAKEVAAIRSHLAPGLRKRATTFEVLTGCLWKCRTVALAPDADEEMRMICIVNARGGKGKESAIPSGYYGNAFAFPVAVSAAGELCARPLSYAVRLVKEAKGEVDGEYMRSVADLMVQRGRPHFTVVRAYLASDVTKAGFGDLDFGWGRPVYGGPAKGGVGAIPGVASFLIPFKNAKGEDGIVIPMCLPGPAMDKFVEEMGKLLRPAAVDVAEMIPAMIKSAL, encoded by the exons ATGGCGGGCTCGGCGGCGTCGTTGAAGTTCACGGTGCGGAGGAAGGCGCCCGAGCTGGTGGCGCCGGCAGGGCCGACACCGCACGAACTGAAGCGGCTGTCGGACATCGACGACCAGGACGGTCTGCGGTTCCACATCCCCGTCATCCAGTTCTACCGCCGCAACGCGTTCATGAGCGGCAAGGACCCGGCCGCGGTGGTCCGGGACGCCGTGGCCAGGGCGCTCGTGCACTATTACCCGTTCGCCGGCCGGCTGAGGGAGCTCGAGGGCCGCAAGCTCGCCGTCGACTGCATCGGCGAGGGCGTGCTGTTCATCGAGGCTGACGCCGACGTTCGCCTCGAGCACTTCGGCGACGCCCTGCAGCCGCCCTTCCCGGGGCTCGAGGAGCTCGTCTTCGACGTCCCCGGCTCGTCCGAGGTCCTTGGCACGCCGCTCCTCCTCTTCCAG GTGACACGGCTGTCGTGCGGAGGCTTCATCCTGGCGGTGCGGTTGATGCACACCATGTCAGACGCGCAGGGGCTGGTGCAATTTCTGGCCGCCGTGGCGGAGCTGGCGCGGGGCGCCACGGTGCCGTCCGTGCTCCCGGTATGGAGGCGGGAGCTGCTGGAGGCGCGGAACCCGCCGCGTCCTGTCTTCGCTCACCGGGAGTACGACGAGGTGCCGGACACCAACGGGACCATCATTCCGCTCGACGACATGGCGCACCGCTCTTTCTTCTTCGGGGCCAAGGAGGTCGCCGCCATCCGTTCCCACCTGGCGCCGGGCCTCCGGAAGCGCGCCACCACGTTCGAGGTCCTCACGGGCTGCCTATGGAAGTGCCGCACCGTGGCACTGGCCCCCGACGCCGACGAGGAGATGAGGATGATCTGCATCGTCAACGCCCGCGGCGGCAAGGGCAAGGAGAGCGCCATCCCGAGCGGGTACTACGGCAACGCGTTCGCGTTTCCGGTGGCCGTGTCGGCCGCGGGCGAGCTGTGCGCGAGGCCCCTGAGCTACGCCGTGCGGCTGGTGAAGGAGGCCAAGGGCGAGGTGGACGGCGAGTACATGAGGTCGGTGGCGGACCTGATGGTGCAGCGCGGGCGGCCGCACTTCACGGTGGTGCGCGCGTACCTGGCGTCGGACGTCACCAAGGCCGGCTTCGGCGACCTGGACTTCGGGTGGGGCAGGCCCGTGTACGGCGGTCCGGCCAAGGGCGGCGTGGGCGCCATACCCGGCGTGGCCAGCTTCCTCATCCCGTTTAAGAACGCCAAGGGCGAGGACGGCATCGTGATTCCAATGTGCCTGCCCGGCCCCGCCATGGACAAGTTCGTGGAGGAGATGGGCAAGCTGCTGCGCCCTGCGGCCGTCGACGTCGCCGAAATGATCCCCGCCATGATCAAATCTGCGCTCTGA